The genomic interval ATCCGAGCCGGGCACGATGAACATGGGATCCAGCAGCAGGGTCTcctgtaaatatatatgttatgaTTAAGATCGGTTGATTGATCAACATTTCTTAGAGCTTACCATTATGGAGCGCAGACCACGCGCGCCTGTATGCCTCTCCATGGCTAATGTGGCAATTGATTCTACAGCGTCTTCGGTAAATGATAGATCCACCTCGTCCAGGCCCAGCAGCGCCTTATATTGCGGCACCAGGGCGTTGCGCGGCTCGGTTAGAATGCGCACCAGCATATTGACGTTCAAACTATGGAAGGGCACAATGACCGGAAAGCGACCAACAAATTCCTGTGCATAAATAGCAgtaagtaaataataaatgtaaatatgtacTATTTAAAGATAGTTTAGTTCGAGCTACTAACGGGTATCATTCCAAATTCAACGAGATCACGCGCCTGCACCTTGGTCAGGCATTTATCACGCTCTTCCTGATCGTTGTCCATGGGACTCGCTGTCGATTGAGCCGCTCGACGGCCCGAGCCGCTGGTCGAGGGCATGCCAAAGCCCAGATACTAATAAAAAGGCGAACAACAGATGAGTACAGCTTTCATTCTGAGGCTACGGCTCGTTTCTCACCTTCTCATTTAGGCGACGGGCAATCAGGCGATCCAGGCCCGTATAGGCGCCCGAGGCGACAAATAGTATATTCGTTGTGTCCACCTGCACCGTTTCGCCACGCAACTTGCGCGGTGAGTTGCGCTCGGGTACATTGACAACGGTGCCTTCCAGCATTTTAAGCATGCCCTGTTGCACACCCTCGCCGCCCACGTCGCGCAGCTGATGTATACCGGGCACAGCGCCAATTTTGTCTACCTCATCCAAGAAGACAATGCCTGTTTGAGCACGTTCCACACTGCAAGAGAATATAAAAGAGAAGAGATACACGCTTATAAAGGGTTTTCGAAAATTCCACCTGCAATTGTGGAAAATTGTTACCCATGGTGGGTGAAGTTTCGGACTCAAACTCGTTTCAGGTATCTGAGTAATTTCTTTCGCCTGTATTTATCGGAATAAAATACGTCTTCGAAGATCGCTACGACAATTAATTAAAGAGTCAATTTTAAGTAATCTATCACATCCTGACTAGAGAATGTTGGATTGGCTAATCAGCAGCAAGGCTGGGAAATGGTTGGGTACCAAGCTTGGAATTCTCTTCCCGTGAATTGGAAACAGATTTTATATGTTATGTTATTGTGTTAGTATAATTACTTGTAGTTGGCATCCTGCAGCAGCTTTGATATAACGCTCTCGATATCCTCACCCACGTAGCCGGCTTGGGTGAGCGTTGTGCAATCGCAGATGGCAAATGGGACATCCAGACAGCGGGCAATTGTCTGGGCAATTAGGGTTTTACCGGAACCCGTGGGGCCCAGCATTATGATATTGCTCTTCTCCAGCTTGACATCGTTGCTCTGCTTGTCCAGTATCTCGGAGCCGGGCCGATGTTCGTTGCGCGCGGAGCCGacgctgctggcgctgctatGCAGGCCGCTGCCGAGACCGGAACCGGAACCAGTCAGTCCACCACCCAAACCCATTTGGGCTGGCTTTGGCGGCAGCTCGCTGCCCGGCGTGCTGTTCAGTGTGTGCCCAATGCCGGTGATATGCAGCAGATCCGTGCGCGGTATACCATCCAGTCCGCCGCCTGCGCTGGCCGAGCCTGTAGttggctgctgcagttgcggcAAATTGTGATGGATGCGCTTGTAATGATTGTAAACGGCAACGGCGAGCACCTTCTTGGCAAATTCCTGGCCCACGACATGCTTATCCAGATACTCCATGATCTTTTGCGGCGGCGGAGGCGGCTTACGCTGATTCTTTGGCTCCTCCTTGATGCGCTGCTTGGTCTCCACGTCGGAGAGCACCACAAAGAAATAATTGCACTTGGCGCATTTCACAAAGCGTGTTGAGCTGACAAATGTCTCTACTTGAGTGCACGCGCTGCCACATTTCGGACAGGACAAAAACTTATCACCACCAGCGCCGCCGCCGGTTGTGTTCGCACCGTTGCCGCTAGCGCCCGCGCCAGGCACTTTGCCGGCACCACCGCTGCCACCTATGCCAGGCCCAGTTCCTGTGCCAGTGCCGGCGCCGGTGCCTGCGCCCGTGCCAGTGCCCGTGCCGCTGCTCGCATCCGACATGGATGTGACACCATTCGTGATGTCAATGTAGGCGGGTATGGCCACCAGCGGCTCCAGCAGCATATGCCCATTGGCGGTGCAGTGCTGTGTGGCCAAATGGAACTGTCGCACGGCAATCGCTCTGCCCTCCAGCCCTGTGCTCAGTATGATGCATTTGGGTGTGTGCTGTACGTGGCTGCTTCCTGCGAACGAGTGAAGGGAAGAGTTTAGTATCTATTAAATATGACAATTTACAAgctgcaaattgatttgctttgTCGTCCAGTTCGTCCATTGAACCCTCCGCCAAGAACTTCAGATTGCAGATTGTAGACAGCTTTGTGATAATGGCATGATTATCGCATGTTATATAATGTATTGTATATGAGAATGCGAGCCAGTATATCTCAGAATAAAATTTCTACTCAACTTATTAgacaatttgtataatttctatatttttatCCATGTTACcccattaaatatatatatatatatatatatatatgcatcaaCAGATGCATCCATAAAGCCAAATGTCTATAGCGCTCCTggaagctatcttaatgaactTTGGGCAAGAAACACAAATATCGCATTTCCGAATCCTTggacttatatatatttacaagcagaatcctatcaagataGCTTGGCTATATCAGGTAGCTATTGTGGAAATATCAGATCAAAAATATTGTCCCATTTCTGGGCTCGGTTCAATCCGTTCCTTATATTGGGGTTCGGTGGGCTGGTGTCTGTTGACAATTCATGCAAATTGCTGTTCTCGCTGATAGTGGAAGTAATCCAAGGCCAATTAGCAGCTAcgcatataaaaatgattCTATTCAATTAGAGCCTAAAAAAACTGACAAGTTCAGGGGAAAATGTTGGGCATTGATATTTAActcggtaaaaaaaaaatgcagtttCAGCAGTAAATAATGAATTTGAATACTATATAATGACGGgttcaaattgtatttgtaataataacaaaaaaaaagaataagtCGAATAGCAATAGAGTGAAAACTCGGTTGTGAAGTTTTCGAGATTTAGAATCGGGAAAATATCGCGAAATATCAGCAACTTTTTTAAtgataaaatgcaaatatttgtatgagAACCGTTTTCAATTTgggtaaaacaaatatttcctGTCGTAAGCTTATTTCAAAGTTTATTGGGGAAATCTTTGTACAACAAAGTTTTGAAAATTGTCAAATAAGTCTGTTCGTCTGTCGAGATTTTACTGTACATGAAAGTGCACATTAAATAAACGACTCGTCATAATACCCTAACAACTTGCACTTATATAATTGGCCTTTCCACACTTCCGCCCAACCGCTGGCTACGTTTATAGAGAAAAAGTTTATTACCTGCGACCACTGGAAAAATGACTTTTGCCATTTGTGCACATTggacatacgtacatacataaaaatgtatgtttTCAAGCGGCCGATCATTGCGTCAAAGCCGTAACCACAATAATTAAACCTCGACcacatttaaaaacaattcaagTTCAGTTCAAAAACGCGGCCGCTGTCGCcgacgacgccgccgccgccgctgtaaacaaaaaatcgaacagcaacaacacaacaaatcAGCACAAATACGATACATGCTACGTTGTCTGATTGGAATAACGTTATGTCTATGCAACGTTGACCTTCGCCAAATGCTGTTTGACATGAATTTAAATCATGTAACTCATTCGAGTTGGCTCTAAATCAATGGCTCAAAACCTGCGGGCCAGCCTTGTTAGCCAAATGCGACCTTCATATAAGCCAAAAGTGAGTGTAACGTTTATTATGCAGCAAAGAAATTCTGATAAGCATTTTGCCTAACGGACTCGCTGATATtcttgttattgctgctgctgttgcttacGGCTGCTGCGGCTACGTGACGGCCCGCTCTCAGCAAATGACGCAGTTACGTATACGATTTTGCACAGCaaatcataaatttaatatgttttgtATGTTCGCGATTGATTGTGAATTGCCATTTTCTGCTTACCCTTTGTCCAAATTTTATATCTTGGAGCCAGCAAAATGATGCGCCGTACCATGCTCATTGTGAAGCTCTGGTTGCTCTGATGTTGCTGGTATTACGGGAATCTCAGCTGGCGGTTCTGCTctctcttacacacacacacacagacacacaataCTCTCTTCCTGCTACTGTTCGGGGGCTGCTAatattttgttcttgttgttgccagctTGTTCTGGACTATTTTGACAAGCAAATATTGCTGGTCATTCGATTCAGCCTTGCACAATTCTCTGAAGCAATTGTTGATTTTCACtcgcaaaaaatatattttttaaagcgTTTTTCCTCTTCTTTCTGATCTGTTGTACGACGCAATTGTTAATTTTTCGCTGCGCGCTGCTggtatttttgtgtgtggaaAATGTGAATAAAATAGATTGCGCTCGGCGCGTTGCTGTATCTCTGCACTCGTTTGGcggtgtgtgcatgtatttgtatttgtacgtgtgtgtatttgtgtatgctgtgagtgtgtgtttcgGTTTTTCTGATTTCTTCTCCCACGTTGTTTCGTGCGCGCTGGTCACAGTATGTGCTTCTTCttattgttgcttgtttttttggtaTTCACTagcagttttgtttttgaagccGTTTTTGTTGACGATCCATGACACAGTTTAATCAAATTGCGTCCAAGCACCACCGGTTCTCTATCCTGGTTGTGCTGGTAATAACGCGACGCTATTTCTGATGCAAGCCCGAACTTGTGTTTGGTTCACAAAATACAACAATGCGAGTCTTTGAGCAGCTGTTGATTTGACTACAGCTGTTGCGCGCGGCTCTTCTTCTTGCCTGTGCTGCGCACCGTGGTATATACAATGACATTAAGTGACCAAAAGGTTATCgaaaaatacacaaaagaATTTGGACTAAATTACGgccagaaatataaaaaaatttatatagagGGAAATTTAAAAGCactttgaattttgttttgtcaatttttttttatatttgactTGTTAATCTAATTTATTTGCCAACAGGAGCTAGTAGCCGGGTATAATTCGGCCCTTTTTGCTAGCCTTCTTCAATTTCTTGTTCTTCTTATCCTTGCTGCGCTTGTCAAGATTTTCCTGTCGCTTCTTCTGACGCTTCGCAATATCATGATCCACCTTCTGTTTACGCTCTGTCCATTTTTTCTTTGCCGTCCGCTTCTCCACCTTCTTCTTTTTGATGGCTTTCTGCAGAAGCTTGGTGTCATCCTTCACTTTTTTGCCCTCAATCTTGTCAAATGCCTTTTTCCAGGCAATATCATTCTGTAATTCGGCTGCCTTGTCTGCTTCGCCCTGTTCCTTGAGTTTGTTTATGTGCTGACGCGTATCTTTCAGCTTTTTTAGAATTTCTTTTGGATTCTGATGCGATTTCTTAGCTTTAGCGCCTGGATTAGCCgcaaaatcaattttggaATAAACAATTTTGGCTTCCTCGTTGAACACTGGCTCCACTTTAACGGGCTGAATAACTGCTTTGCTGTCCGTGGCATCCCCAGATTGATTTGACTCCGTTTTGATCAACCCGTTCCTCGCTTTCTTTTGCTTAATGTTCTcgtttttgattgattttgcCGAGGAAAGCAGCAGCTTTTGCACACCCTTGCTTTGTTTAAGCTTTTTGGCCTCACGTCTTTTCTGTTGTCGTTCTGTGGTTGGACGTTTCTTCTGGCGTAATTTGTTCTTTATGGACGCAATGCGCTCGTCCACATCTTCTTCGTCGTCGGGTCCAGTTCTGATTGACGACTTGGGCTTTATACCTTTTGGATTTGGCGTATTTTCCTCGTCAGACAGCAAATAGTCCTCGTAAGTGTCTTCATCTGGAATAATGTTGCATAAATTTAACGATAACTATAGATTAAATGTGTTTTCACCTTCTTTTTTGGAGTAAGGCACATTGTGTATTGTTAATAGACGGATCACTTTCTGTTCAAATCGTTTCCTGATCGTCGCCCGGTCTTGCTTCGGCTCCTCTTTGCCATTCTCACGGTTGTAGTACTCCCAAACGCTCTTAACCGCCTCCTCATCAGTCATATAATCCATAGAAATCTTgttaaaaactcaattttttgaagaaaacaaataactaCTTTGAGCTCACACGTGCAGTTGAAGCTCATTAGAGAAGGCATATTATCGCGATGTTCAACAGTTGAGGGCGAcgataatttaatttatcgaATATTCATTTGGGTCGATTATGGGATATTATAAAAgtcttaaaataaatatataaataaatattatttttacctAATGCTCTTTGCCTCATAATAGGCTCTTTGACGCCCATTACAGTCAGCCGTGCGATATATCCAATTAAAGTATTTTATGCTTGCACATATCGATATTTAGATTTTTTGGGCATGCAATGACAGCCATCGATAGTTGATCGATATCATAATACCTCGACTTTACATCATTTTTCCGTAATTCGTCGGCCGAGAATGACTAATTTTTGCCagtgtttaaaaatatttgtaaatgccgagttaatTTAATACAGCAAAATAAACCACAACAaagtgcattttgtttttgtaaaacGTAAAAAGGCGGTCGGTAGTGTGTGCAAAGCGGCAACAAAATGAAGaaacaatttgcaaaaataaaaattgctgcTGAAAATTTAAGGTAAGTTCAAAGGCCAgggggcaggcaggcaggcagcggCATCCGTAGAGACGCGACGACTTCCAAAAGCGCCAGACAAAAGCGCGAGCAGCCAGTGGCGGGCGCAGGTGTTGCctcataacaacaacaacaacaaaaacaacagcaataacagcaacaacaaacataacAACACAAATCAATGCCAAAATAAAGCGCAGCGCTTAcgtttttttatatgcatgtttCTTACGTAGCTGATGACCTAACGGCATTTGTGTAATggcatttacatatatatcgGTGTCGGTATCGTgatttgtatctgtatttattgtgttttttttttacatagaTCTACAAAATCTGACTGCAAAGATTCTGAGCTTGAGACCATTGAGAAACAGGTGGACCGATATCGCGAAACCATTGAGAAAATAGTGCGCAAATTACCAGCGCACAGcggcagtagcagcagcagcagcagcaatggcatCGTTACCATCGAGGAGCACGACAAGCGCATCAAGAAAAACAGTCACTACAAGATTGCCCAGGCGCTGGACGAAACCGCCAAGGAGTTGCCCAAGGATATGCCGTTGCACAAGGTTCTAGCGAATTGCGGTGAGTAAATCCAAGGGGagcgtatgtgtgtatttactagtgcgtgtgtgtatatgtgcttTTATCGGCGTCTTGCTGGCTGTGATAAGGGCGCCAgctagaaagaaaaaaattgaatacgAGACCACATAAAATGCGCAAGGTGTGCACAGTTATGTTTGcgtgcatatgtacatatatgtaagtagGCGCATAAATGTCTATGCATATGCTCTGATGACTGTGTGTCACGGGCTTGCGTGCgctctgtgcgtgtgtatgtgtgcttgtgtttatgtgtgtgtggcctcGCCTTGTCTGCGCTTGGCCTTGTGGCATTTACATTTCTCAACATCGAAGTCGATTATTATACCCTATACCCATTAAAAACAGCTTAAATAGGGTGTGCTGCTTATGAGCCCCGACtttataaagtatattttattggtCACATCAATGTGGAACAACAAAACTCCGTTGTTCTGTcgatatagataaatattgattttcagCTGCTGCAATTTATAAAAGCAATAGGcactatatgtgtgtgtattgcacACCGAACAagcaattttctattttcggATAGCTCCCCTCACTTTGAGTACGTTCTTATATAGCAAAATTCCTAATATATACGAAGTCTAAGTGCAGGGTGTCTGTTAGTCAGCAACACTCCTCCagagttgtcgctgctgcttaGCGCGTTTTTTAatcattataataatttttatggtgattttttttttcgttgcttTCTTTTCAACAGTcattcgctgccgctgccgctgccgctgtcttGCGGTTTGCCgctcttatttttatttgcctaTCTATTTAtacagtttttgttttcgtttttgttttgattgtttttgtgtttatgtgtatttattaAGCCTCGCACCCGCCAGGCAACACCCGCTCTTTTATGCCCggttacattttttatttctctatCGAAACTTCATTGTGCAtttcattcaaaaaaaaaaaaaaaaaaacaaaaacaaggtAAAAGTGAACTGCAATAATAATGTTATGATTACGATACGCAGAccaaaaagtaaaagttgtgccaaaaataaaaaatcactcATATACTCATATAACCTCCTACATATACAACCCCCACAccttattttgttttggcgTTTCGCTCTCTTCTCCCACTCTTTATCGCATTACTCATTATTGACTCCACTGACACTTTTAACATgctactcacacacacaagcagattctcacacatacacacatgcatgagCACAGCAGATGCgtgctgcaattgcaatttagcTACTCTGCCAGCGTCGACTGCAGCAGAGACAAGGCATCACCATTTGCAGCTGTAAATTACCTTGGTTCAACTTTTATTTGATTAGTTTTGTCCGTAGCATTATGACATAAGGCAAAAGTAAAGCCTTTGTTCGGCCTGCATGCAAAAGTAGGTGAACTATTCAAGTATAACGCTCTCCAGTTCTCTCATTTGTCGCTTTGTACGTGAATTGTGTAAGCTTTGGATTTATCAGCTccatatttgaatttatacAAAGTTCACGTACACAAATGCTTAACAGGGTTGCGTttgtatgaataaataaataatatagagTAAAGCCAATCacttttatatattgataaattTGTCGTGTTTTACCCAAACAGTTTCCATTTCTATTTACTAGTTACATAAAGACATTTTATTTTGGAAAAgggttttaaataaaaaatataatagaagaTTTTGTACATGatgtttacaatattaaagTAATTCTAATATAAAACTTTTGGTCTGTTGAGAATTTAATATATACgctgaaaattattttgttataaaatgtgttttttttattttgtcttaAGTTGGTCtctgttttaatattttctatgTTTTCAATAGTTTTGGTTATTTTCACGTATTCGCTCCACTGT from Drosophila virilis strain 15010-1051.87 chromosome 2, Dvir_AGI_RSII-ME, whole genome shotgun sequence carries:
- the ClpX gene encoding ATP-dependent Clp protease ATP-binding subunit clpX-like, mitochondrial, which translates into the protein MSMVRRIILLAPRYKIWTKGSSHVQHTPKCIILSTGLEGRAIAVRQFHLATQHCTANGHMLLEPLVAIPAYIDITNGVTSMSDASSGTGTGTGAGTGAGTGTGTGPGIGGSGGAGKVPGAGASGNGANTTGGGAGGDKFLSCPKCGSACTQVETFVSSTRFVKCAKCNYFFVVLSDVETKQRIKEEPKNQRKPPPPPQKIMEYLDKHVVGQEFAKKVLAVAVYNHYKRIHHNLPQLQQPTTGSASAGGGLDGIPRTDLLHITGIGHTLNSTPGSELPPKPAQMGLGGGLTGSGSGLGSGLHSSASSVGSARNEHRPGSEILDKQSNDVKLEKSNIIMLGPTGSGKTLIAQTIARCLDVPFAICDCTTLTQAGYVGEDIESVISKLLQDANYNVERAQTGIVFLDEVDKIGAVPGIHQLRDVGGEGVQQGMLKMLEGTVVNVPERNSPRKLRGETVQVDTTNILFVASGAYTGLDRLIARRLNEKYLGFGMPSTSGSGRRAAQSTASPMDNDQEERDKCLTKVQARDLVEFGMIPEFVGRFPVIVPFHSLNVNMLVRILTEPRNALVPQYKALLGLDEVDLSFTEDAVESIATLAMERHTGARGLRSIMETLLLDPMFIVPGSDIRGVHITAEYVRGNTKPVYIRNSDEDASVTGDGTTETTDSEPTNDNDKNFEDSEKSRLNDTLVGT
- the Surf6 gene encoding surfeit locus protein 6 homolog; its protein translation is MDYMTDEEAVKSVWEYYNRENGKEEPKQDRATIRKRFEQKVIRLLTIHNVPYSKKEDEDTYEDYLLSDEENTPNPKGIKPKSSIRTGPDDEEDVDERIASIKNKLRQKKRPTTERQQKRREAKKLKQSKGVQKLLLSSAKSIKNENIKQKKARNGLIKTESNQSGDATDSKAVIQPVKVEPVFNEEAKIVYSKIDFAANPGAKAKKSHQNPKEILKKLKDTRQHINKLKEQGEADKAAELQNDIAWKKAFDKIEGKKVKDDTKLLQKAIKKKKVEKRTAKKKWTERKQKVDHDIAKRQKKRQENLDKRSKDKKNKKLKKASKKGRIIPGY